A single genomic interval of Flavihumibacter rivuli harbors:
- a CDS encoding complex I subunit 4 family protein, protein MVPVLLILIPLIAGLALFAVKGEAVAKSTALFATIATFAVTLLGLSVWNDAAHLTFNESWIGALNSRFHFELDGMSKLLTLLTTLGFPLILLSTWNNRYANANKFYALMLLSQAGMLGVFLSMDALLFYFFWELALIPVYFLCSQWGGERRIAVTFKFFIYTFLGSLFMLIGLIMLYNKAGGSFALADFYKLKMTSGEEVMIFWMLFVAFAVKMPIFPFHTWQPDTYEQSPTAVTMVLSGIMVKMGVFGVLRWLTPVVPVASYLYGDTVTWMAIIGMIYASLIAMQQDDLKRLVAYSSIAHIGLMVVGIFATNTSGMQGAMIQMFNHGVNIIGLWILVNAIEQKFGTRKMSELGGLAQKAPVMTILLVIVALANIALPLTNAFIGEFMMFNGVLGSTVTKYNVAFAVTAGLTIILAAVYTLRMIQRVCYGNTNELTEQATDISLNVKLSLAVIVVAIILVGVFPKPMLELTSGVSELILGRMNLK, encoded by the coding sequence ATGGTACCAGTTTTACTGATATTGATCCCACTGATAGCCGGTCTTGCCCTGTTCGCCGTAAAAGGTGAAGCAGTTGCTAAAAGCACGGCCCTGTTTGCCACCATCGCAACCTTTGCCGTTACCTTGCTTGGCCTATCTGTTTGGAATGACGCCGCCCACCTGACTTTCAATGAAAGCTGGATCGGTGCACTCAACAGCCGATTCCATTTTGAATTGGATGGCATGAGCAAGCTCCTTACCTTGTTAACAACCCTGGGTTTCCCCCTGATCCTGTTGTCAACCTGGAACAACCGCTATGCGAATGCCAATAAGTTTTATGCCCTGATGCTGCTGTCACAGGCGGGCATGCTGGGGGTATTCCTTTCCATGGATGCCCTGTTGTTTTACTTCTTCTGGGAACTCGCGCTGATCCCTGTTTACTTCCTCTGTTCACAATGGGGTGGCGAACGCAGGATCGCGGTTACCTTCAAGTTTTTTATCTATACCTTCCTCGGATCCCTGTTCATGCTGATCGGCCTGATCATGCTGTACAATAAGGCCGGTGGATCCTTTGCATTGGCTGATTTCTACAAGTTGAAAATGACTTCAGGTGAAGAGGTGATGATCTTCTGGATGCTCTTTGTAGCCTTTGCCGTGAAGATGCCCATATTCCCCTTCCATACCTGGCAACCCGATACTTATGAGCAGTCGCCCACAGCTGTTACCATGGTCCTGAGTGGTATCATGGTGAAGATGGGGGTGTTTGGTGTACTGCGCTGGTTGACACCCGTAGTTCCCGTTGCAAGCTACCTCTATGGTGATACGGTGACCTGGATGGCGATCATCGGTATGATCTATGCCTCCCTGATCGCGATGCAGCAGGACGACCTGAAGCGCCTGGTGGCCTATTCTTCCATCGCCCACATCGGCCTGATGGTGGTAGGTATCTTCGCTACCAATACCAGTGGTATGCAGGGCGCCATGATCCAGATGTTCAACCACGGCGTAAACATCATCGGTCTCTGGATACTCGTGAACGCCATTGAGCAGAAGTTTGGTACCAGGAAGATGAGTGAACTGGGCGGCCTGGCACAGAAGGCCCCGGTGATGACCATCCTGCTGGTGATCGTAGCGCTGGCCAATATTGCCCTGCCGCTGACCAATGCCTTTATTGGTGAATTCATGATGTTCAACGGGGTACTGGGATCAACAGTTACCAAGTACAATGTTGCTTTTGCCGTAACGGCGGGCCTCACCATCATCCTGGCTGCCGTATACACGTTGAGGATGATCCAAAGGGTTTGCTATGGCAATACCAATGAATTGACAGAACAGGCTACAGATATTTCCCTGAATGTGAAATTGTCACTGGCGGTGATCGTAGTGGCCATTATCCTGGTAGGTGTGTTCCCCAAGCCAATGCTGGAACTCACCAGTGGGGTATCTGAACTGATCCTTGGCAGAATGAATTTAAAATAA